AAAAACATTATGAAATTTGTCGGGCATCAAACTTGTGTAAAACTACTACACACTCTTAGTATGATGgtcactctataagtataaatgtttgtgggATGTAGGGAATAAAGTCCAAAGTTTAAGTCTCTAGAAAAAAGagttcacatacatatacacttatattAAACTAGAATGGAATTTcaatcttgtatatatatataaaaacttgtttgacagtttttttttttttccttatcaaGACTGAGGTCAtactaacgagtgcccttagagaactcattaataatctattttaagaaagttttgatacaatttttatgggaaatgaaaaaaactatcaaaatattaattaatttttttttatttcccataaaaactttctttaaatggattattaacgagtgcccttagccTTTCCCTTATTAATATATCTAAAGAGATAAGCTTGAATATGTGGCACGTAAGCTTTCcttttaaaatgaaaagatcACATGGACTTCACTTTTACTATAAAGCTAAAGTTACCTTATTATGGTAGTTTAAGAATTAATTATGATACCGCATTAAATGTCACGAATTTTTGTCACAATGACGTGATCTCTGTAATTAATTACTTattaattttacttaaaattatcacttttttttctcatattattCAGAGAATCCAATcctgtataatagaaaaagatgtaaaatttatacaattttatttaaaaataactcACATCAGTTTGTGTACAATTATTGGAtaaatttacaagtttacattgacattatttattttgtatttagttgtttattctttatttacTATATTAAGAATGAAGAGAGAGACTGAATGGTAATTGTtgtgtgaagaaagaaaaatttttaaaaatcaagaaaaattaataatttaataaaatataatataaaatagataatttgatgggaggtattttgaaaaatgaaatataatataatatttcattttagacCTTTAACTTTGCTTTCGTTCATTTTAATCATCtaagtttcagatttattcaattaagacatttattaaaaaaatttgaaaaaataatctggaatatatttttcaatcattaattgagtttttttaattaaaaaattttgaagaaaaatttataaaattgaaaaattaactacaacatataataaaagttgatggaaaaaccttaattgaataaacttgaaagttaaatgactgaaatgaacaaaagtaaaattagaggattatattgaaatttgaaaaaatttagagGTTCAGTTTTACATtttaccctaaaataaataaataaaaaatatattcttatactaaaatagacataAATTTTTGCACTTATGGGACAATTGTAGTAAAAGTTGTgatatatttatgtaattatcaaatttttgttcttatccGGTTGTCCGAGATAAGATCTTCCAAATCACCGCTGATTGTGCCAAATCACGGTATTTTCGTCTGAAAACGCTGCGTAAGATAACACTTTGAATTAATACACGACTCAGCATAGCGGTTTTCACGTTATCCAaaatcccccaaaaaaaaaggctgcTACAAAAAGGTACTGTACAAAAAGTGATATAGATAAAACTGGATTTGGATGAGATCACACTGGTACAGACAATGAGACAAAAACAAGCCCACAAACCTGTGTTCGTGTGAAGAAAGAAAGTCAAGAAAACTGTGGCAAACACAACAACGATGGTGATGACAACAAGGCATGCAAACATGACTGAAGCCATGGCTATGTCTATGTCAATGGCTATTCCGACCCTTCCAAACGAAGTCATAGCAGAGATACTTTCAAGACTGCCAGTTAAGTCTCTGGGCCAGTTCAGGTGCGTTTCAAAGCCATGGCTTTCTCTTCTCTCTGACCCCCACTTCATCAAAATGCACCTTAAACAAAAACTGTCACACAAACTCTTTATGTATTTCATGTTTTGGCTCAAAATCCAATCTTTGGACTATGAAGCCTTAGTtagtggtgatgatgatgaaaagTCTGCTGTAAAGAATCTTCAACTGCCAGTTGCAATGGGTTCCTTGCGTGGGGTTAGGATTCTTGGTTCTTGTAATGGTTTGTTGTGTTTAGGCATAGGTGACAATGGCATTATCATGTGGAACCCATGTATAGGAGAGTACAAGAGATTACAAGAACCCAGTGGATTAGGTTCCTATGGTTTTGGTTATGACTGTTGCAATGATGATTACAAGTTAGTTAAAGTAATTCCAAGAAATGGATCTGATGAGATTAGTGTAGATGTCTTTTCACTCAAAACCAATTCTTGGAGGAGGGTTTGTTATGGTGGTCATAGTTTTGATCTTCTTGATGATAGGGGGACCTTGTTAAATGGGTCTGTTTATTGGCAAGCAAAACGTGAAGATACAAAAGAGACAAAATTCATTATTGTTTCCTTTGATTTGGTGAAGGAGAAATTTCGTGTGTTGCCAAAACCTGATAGCAAGTTTGCTGAAGGGCCTTTGTTGGGTGTTCTAGGAGAGTCTCTTTGTGCATGTCGTTCTTTGTTTGGGAAGGATGTTGAGGTATGGACAATGACGGAAGAGGGAGCTAAGGTGTCCTGGATTAAATTCGCCACTGTTTCGCTAGAGATGGAGCCGGAATATATTCGTGAATATTCGGTACCATTATGCTTTGCAAAGAATGGTGAAGCGATAATGCTCAAAGGTGGATTGCAATTGGATGCCTACAATTTGAAGGAAAATAATTATAGGAGGATATACATTTCCCCTATTGGTCATTGTGAATTTGATGGGACTGTATATGTGGAAAGTTTAGTTTCACCAAATGCTTATGATGGTGCTCATTCGCAGTCTCCAAGAATTGGGGAAAATGCTCAAGAAAAGGTCGAGGAATAGcaaggtaaaacattttatattatgttCTATCTCCATTTGTTCTTAATCCCATACTATGTtccatttcaattttcataaatGGGTTTGGTTCCACTATTACTGATTTATTCTTCTATTTTGAGTGATTAAATAACTTTCTTCTCAAGTTTCCCATATACGACcgtactttttttgttttaagcagaatgccctgtttggtATTCTagttttccataatttttttaactttcagaGGCAATTACATAGCACAGTGAGGGCCTTTTAGGTGTATCAAGATGAAATTACAGTTCACTACCTTATCAAGAGATTAAGTTGACCTGTGGTATTCATGTCACTTGATAAAATACTCAAGATGAAAATGGTACATTGATCTTGAATTCAATGCGATTTTCCTCACCTAGCATTTGAGATGTTGGTCAGCTATGCAACCAAGTGGAATTTTAactattcataaaataaaataaaaagaagaagaagaaaaagaaaaagtggatTCTTAACTAGGTAGTAGATCAGgacaacatttttttaagtttttaattccAAAGGATTGTTGccttgttttttcatttttagccTGACATGATAAAACCCTTCTTGACTTTTAATATAACAGATGCTAGATGATATAATTGTGTGCGCGCGCACTTGCACATAGATGTACCTTCATTCACATGACTAAATGgctattaattatttgttttcttcagCCAACACAGCAATAATGCAAAAAGAGTAGTCACTGTGGTTATGGATAGAGGCTTTTGGTGCATTTTTAACATAGTGGCCTGCTGCAATGACCTTTATTCTGCAGTCTCTGGAAACTATCGATGGGTTGATGGGTTAATGAGTTTAACaaggacttaaaaaaaaaaaaaattaatttatcaaaatcttgtttttattatgactttgttcTCATGCTTAGTTAAACTAAGAATCTTTTTCTTATGAGCAAAGGAATATTGCAtcaatgatttttattttgatcacTTTATTTTGAAGAGAAGATGCATTCATTCTATGTTCATACTTACCTATAGACAATGCAACGCGTCCCACTTGTTCATTATTATGGCAGAAAGATGCTGCTATtccattttttactaattttctaGCACATGTTAGTAACTTTCCAAGTATAGATTAAAGGTACCATCTTATATGCGTTGTTATAGCATAGACACACAGCTTAAACTTATCAAAAAGTGTGTATTAGTtgatctttcttctctttttatcagttgaaaaagaggaaaaagaatacATGAATTGTAAAACAATCTCTAGGCAGATTTAGAGGTTTTAAAAGTTAATCCATGCCTTTTCATATAAACTTTTGAGATAAAGCATGATAGAAAGAAGTCTGTCTCCCTTATAGTGTTTTATATAGCTATTTATCTATCATTTTATaacttgtttctttttgttgtaGTTACTAATTACATGCATAGTCtcatttttaaagaaatcaGCCTGtcaagtttaaactttaaacttaCTCTGAACTTGAGGATTACTtctttttattaacatttttacctttttatttaattttcttttgggtaCAGGTTGGAGAGGTTTGACCTAGGTTAGCGTTGTTGGCAAAAAAGATGATGACAAAGAAAGATGATGACGAAAAATGCAAAGGAAGAGTGATTACATTTCACTGTAGTTATTGTACAGATTGAGCACCATTGAAGaatcttttatctttttaaataaaacccTGCCCTTCATAGGCTGTATAAAGATTACATGACTTAGGCTAGAATTGAGTAGCAAGTTATTTCAGATATTTGCTTCATTAATCTTTAGATTGCTTCATTAATCTTTAGATTGCTGGCTTTTGGCACTTTTATTTGGTTGTAGTTAGAACTAATTCTAATGCTACACAGTCTGATCgagttttttacaaaaattcCACTTGTTTGATGGCTGTTTGGGTTTGATGGCAGACCGATAAATACAAGTAAAGGATATCCGACTAAAATTTCATTTGGACTGTGTGCGTATGTCTTTTTGATGCATATTACTTACTTGCAGCTAGCTTTTGCTGGATATTCATTTTCTATTGGTAAAAAGTTTGCTGAACTGTCTTCCTTTTGCTCTCCCTTTGGAGGATTAGCATTGTTGTTGTCTTTATGGCAAAAAATGTGACATTCTTTGAGGCATCTGGACTACATGACAAACACAGACTCCCTAGACGTACATGGTGAGATGGCTAAAAATTTAGATGCATTCCAGATTATTTGacaccaaaaaaattttgttggagGGGGTGGCTCTACTGGGAAAATGATCAAGTTGGCATTTTTTACATCTCATGAATCAATAATGTATTTGCCTGGAATACTTATTTAGGTTTTAtgcttttttcaaaatttaatcaATGTTGAAAGATCAATGAAAAGACAGGATACTAAATGCCATGTCTGTGCTGTAGCAACACAAAATCGAAATGATTAAAAACAATAGCCAGAAAGGAAAATGTCAAAAGATGCTACATTGGGCTTAACATATGATTTGTAGACTAAAAAACATATCAGCTTTTCCTGAACATCCTTGGACTGGAATaacatctataatattttttttttctttttgcttttttaaataattcaatatTTACAATGGGATAGAATGGATTTGAACTTTAGATGTTATGAACATATCAGAATGTCAGATAGAATATGTATTTCCTTGGTTCTTTTTTCAATGTTGTCTAGTAATAAAAAGAAACGGAGGAAATACGGATTCTACTTGAATATTCTTCCATATAGTACAATAATATCATTGAACTAGGTACACAGATCACTACAAATACATAATATTAGATATACGAACCACTTTAAATACAAGAAGTTTGTGTTGCTGCCTATTGCCCAAAAGTTACTTCACCACAGATAAGGTTCATGGAGTCCAGTTTCATCCACTTTGCAATTAAGGTGCATACCCGCCAAATGTTCCCTTGTTGCAGTGTCAACCATCTTTCATTCTAGTAACAAAGAGGGACCATTCCTAAAagtttttacttgtttctttgtttgtctGCTTATGAATTTCTTGGTGGCCCATGTTTGGTACTCGTTTCTTCTGGTATGATTCTTGTTATTGTTTACTAATTTTGATAGGACATGTACACTGACTTTATATACCGGTTAACAGAATTTTGTCATTCCAGAAGAAGAAACCGTATCTGTGGCCACTAAAATGTTCCCCTTTTAACTTAATAAgccagtatatatatatatatatatatatatatatatatatatatatattgtaggtgTTCGAACATTTAAACAAAACTATGCCATTTAGTccgtatttttgtcattttgagaGAACGCAAGAGAGGCCAGTTGTTATAAacgacaaaagaaaaaaattcatccaCTCATTGATAATAACTAACAAATTACATAGACAATCTCTACTGCCAATATTCTTCAATCACAAAATTTGTAAACAAAATTCCAGAGAAGTTCTATATACTGTTACACTATGATTTTGTACATTCCCATCAAGAACTTAATTAAGTATATGACAACAACAAACATCACTGGCGCACATATTCTTCGTCTGTCTCCTCTGTATTTAAAAACTAACTCAAACCCCACTACAATGACCAAAATTCCCTTTCAATAGGCTTTGTAAGAATACGTATAGGCTCGAAGCTTTCTTATTTCTTCTGATGACTCCAATAGTAGATGATCTACATAGAGACATACTCCAGCTCCGCTGCGATTCCATGCATGCGTTATTTCTCAGTGAAGACATTGTAACAGAAAAATGCTGACAAATAAGTTAATAACATACCCAAATGGCCCAAATGGAAGCCAGATAACATCCCACCGGAACTTTGGCAATCTACCACCCAAAGAAGTATCAAATAAGTAAACAGATCACTGCACTTAACATATTAGAACATCCAGCAGGATATAAACACTAAAACACACTTCACTATGTGAAGAGAATCCAAAGAACAGAAAAAGATGGCATCAAATTGAAAATGTAACCAGCAACTCAGGATAATTGCATCTGTACCATGTTAGAACAGGGaccaagaaattaaataaaataaaaaaataaaaaaagaagaagaaagtcaGTGAAGCAAAAGAAATGAGGGAAGACAGAGACCAAGAGATTTTATATCAAACATACTCCGTGTGTAATATATTCATAATATTATCTTGTTTGAGTTTGTGAAAAGGTAACTTTGAGAACTTGAAATACCTTAACATGTGATATAACCAGAAAATTGCCAGTATGATTCCAGCTAAGCACGAGTACCAAATCCATTGCCTGTGATACTTTGAGTTATGAAGTAGCCCTATGATGGCAACTGAACATGCTAAAACAGCTAGCCAATCTGTTCAAATTTAAAACCAGTGTTATATCTGAAATGAATTTAACAACACCAACCGTGTAAAAAACATGACATCACAAGATTCACAACATCCAGTTTCAAATTCCTCACTCCAAATGGAAGAAATAAAACTCAACTAATACATTGAAGAACATATAAAAAGCTGTTGCCTTGCCACCAAACAGGTACGTTCTCATGAAACAAAGAATTTGATTGATAAGCAAGACAAAGGAAGGTATTACAAGAACCATATATGCAAGGgccaaaaataaatgctgatTACAGAAGACTAGCTGAACAGTTGATATTAATGCTACAATAGTCTAACAATAAATGACATGCAATCATCCCAAAATGaatggaaaaagaagaagatttaagtaaaaaaatgaaccTGCAGATATAACCATCCATGAGTCAACCTCCTCCATGAAGTAAGCATGATAACGCTGTTCATCAAAAAAGGTTAAACAATCAATTGaacaaacacaaattttgaaaggaaataGTCATGAGATACAGTATGCAATTACATAGCCCCAAGTCTAATCTTGATATTATTGGCTAATTTTGTTGTAATGCCACAAAACAGAAACAAACAAGCTCCATTTATCCAGAAAATTCGAGGAATTACACATCTCAATTTTCTAGAGTTTTCCATGATGAACATAACAGCATTCTGCCAAGATTTCAGTATCCTACAATAGCTCACCAAAACATACTACGCTCAAAATATTAGGATCAAGGATTAAGCTCATTCTCTGGTAGAATCTGGGCTAGTGTAATGAAGCTGTGATTGATCTCAGATGCTGAAAGCAGATGGAAGGAATGGAGTGATTGGGTTGTTAACGATCTAGTAGGGCATAGTCTTAGAGTTACCATTTGTAAGATAGCCTGGTGGGCTCCTGTCGATCATTTATGGCAGCAGAGAAATGCTATTGTTCATTCAAAGAGGATCAAGAGTGAGAAGCAAATCATCAAGGTTATTAAGAAGGATGTTAAAAGCAGAATAGAGAGCAAAAGGGGAGAAGAAGAATTAATTCTTAACAGCATAATGAGGATATTATGCTGCAAATGGGACATAAATCCTGCTATTCTTTGCAAAACTTCCTGAGCTCCTTTCTGTGTAGCTGAATAGCCTTACGGCTTATATTGGTTCTGCAATAGTTTAGGATATTACTGTAATTGTAGTTTAGAGCTGTGGCAGAGTACTTTGCTCTGTTTTTGGTTTCAAGCTTATGGCTGTGTACTGTGTTGGTTGGTGCAGGGTGATATAGAGGTGTACCTATGGTTTGTTGTATTTCTGGGCCTTTGGGCTCTTGGTGTGAACTCTTTTGtgaaataatattcaattgattcatcaataaaaatatgattaagGACATCTCCAAAATGACTGTCTTACCTATTACAAATCACACCCTTCCATTAAAAGTCATACCCAGTGCACAAAGCTCCCAATTTTTGTGGGGTCTAGGACAGGTCATGGTAGGCAGCCTTACCCCCAATTTGTTTTGAAGAGACTGATTCCCAACGTCCTTACATTAAGACATACATTATTTGTTCCCCTTATGTACAAGTAGGCCCAAATTCCCCCTCAATGAGTAGTTTTCAAAAGGTGGAATTTCTCACATTAAATGAGAGATAAATCATAAATGGAATTAGTTCGAACTCAGGACCACCTTTTTTTCTACCATAAAAATTACCACTACAAAGTAAAATGGAAATGAATTAATTTAATCATTCCACCATTAATCTAACAAATGTCACAAATTCAGTAAATTTACCACTTTAGATAATATAACCAGATAACTGCACGGATAATTTAAAGAGGTAATAAAATGGTGATAGTTGATAATGTGACAAAATCCAACCAACTTAATTCAAAATAGATGGATAGAATTTTAGAAACTCCATAATGGAATTAGCCCCAAGAAGATCTAATTCGTCTAATACTACTAAGCCAAAACCATGGAATAACAATATTAAGGATTTCCGTACCAGTCCCCATGGAGATGAAGCTTGCTGGAAGATAGAGTACAATAGAAATACCGCAAAACAAAACAGCATTGCTGCGAACACACCCTGccaacaaatccaaaaaataaaaaataaaaagatttcatttttgagctaaatagtaaaaaataaagtggAACCCATTTTGTTGCTTGAGAAACAAGTCAAATATAACTACCCGCCATAGACGACTCTGTTGAGCATGTGTCTTTTCAAAGGATCGAATCATCTCCTCCTgttctgcaaaatttttttagagaaaaagcAAGATTTCCAGATtcaaactttgaattttcttttctctaccttcgttttctcagtaaccaaacagagagagagagagagagagagagagaccttggGTGTCGATGGGGCGAGAATCGTCGAGAGTAGGGAGAGAGAATCTATCGTCATGAGAATTTCGCCATTTTCTCGTCAGCTTATTCATGGTTATCCTCCTCGACCTCGACTGTCTCTGAACCGCGCGTTTTCGTTGTGGCCGCTGAGAGAGCTTTTCCCCTGTTCGGTGCCCGAGAAAGTTTAAGAAACAATGTCGGGAAAATGTTGGGGAAAGgaaaattgtgttttgtttgtgtgACAGAAACTACGTTGACGCTTTCCCATCTGTTGTTTTAACCGCTTCGGGAATTTGACCTGACTTCGTATTCCCATCACGTTTGAAATTCAACCTCAATTTTTGCCAAGTCATTAGTAACAAACAATGGAATTAACGGATGTCGTTTTGGTTAGGAATTGTTCTTTTAACTTAGGTTAGTTGAGAGGTGCTACTTAcgtaatatttttataataaactatAAGTGGACCTAATCAATAACATCTTGTAATAACCTGTCACATAagatttgttgaaaaaatattatgtaattaacatttttctatttaaatttaAGGTTTAATTATTTACAATGGCacatattttgtttgttttatttcacTGTGAATTTGTCACAGTAAACAAAAATTGTGAATACTATGTATACATGAATTATTTGactaaactatcaaaatatagcaatattcttgcatttatttggcTAAATAACCATTTCAATTGAGAGAGTATAATTAAAAGTGTGTGTATTTAGCAATTAGTGTGTTTctcaagaaataataataataataatcataataataaaataaccaTTTCAATATCTTGCCTCGTGTAGAGATGAGCTATAGGTATGGCATCGAACTTGTCTCCACCTTCATATTATGTGATTATGACCTTATTTTCATAGTtacaagttttttaaaattacactttttataTGTGCGTTTGGGGCATAgttgtcaaaatcgcgatcTAGATCGTAGAATCGCACAATTTTACGATCTCACCTCACTAAAACGTTTAGAATCGCACTAGGATCATAAAAATGGTAGGATCATGTAGGATCATATAGGATCATAAGATCGTATGGGAtcctaccaaaaacaaaaaaatttggttttttttttttttttatgggataaattttttgttttgataaagctttaagggtttttattttttcatgttgtgatagtatgattttttattttatttttataaaattatgttaatcTAAGCAAatgttttatagtttttagttcacttgtaatcaaaatgaatgaatggatttatcaaaaaaaaaaaaaaaagaatgaatgcttcatcatttctaaatgaagaatttgatgttgGCTTTGCTGCCTTATAAActataatattgttaaatttgtttaatcaatatactaatttgtgttctaatattactaaattttttttttatatataattttattagttatgcttgtatttgtatattgattgattgattttttgagCATGCTCTTTAATTGTTACAagtggtataacttgaatagttgaatttgaaattgtatcttgatgtcttttgtagctctaatatacaaatatataatgtctacatagatgatgaaatggatgataatgattaggaatttaggacggtggttataagaaccttagaatgagaataattaaatgttcacttcaccttaatattcatcttgcttttggattttatattgtagttagctagtttccatttgctaacttattttgaatttcaaacttggaacttaaaatttagaaaatattttccatatgttttgataaatattttggtatttggttgctaattaaacatttattgaactttttagatacattgggtCACAACTTAAATgtatttgttttgttaataTAGACTTAGCGAtgtatgacatgcaaattacatcatatgatgcaaatcttagtttttttatggataaatttataatttacgtgattattcaacatacaaagttattattaatgtgttttttactttaaatctgaaaatatatAGGATCTTACCATTCAGAATCCGATTCATGATTTGATCTTATGATCTACAATTCTATATACCTTCAACAATTCTacgtaggatcccgattttgacaaccttagTTTGAGAAATGATTATAAGTTAgttttttgccttttttatATACCGTTTGCAAGCTACACACAACTTTTTGTctcaatttaattttatttcagaTAATCTAACTTTCAgcttttaaagaatataaactagattttaaatttttgtcttgtattataaaaataaataaacaattccCATAAATTTGGTCAAACCTCGGCCTATTTTCAGTTTTTCACCTCACcaaaataagttatatcaaAAGCACACTTACAGGAGAG
This DNA window, taken from Quercus robur chromosome 2, dhQueRobu3.1, whole genome shotgun sequence, encodes the following:
- the LOC126714297 gene encoding F-box/kelch-repeat protein At3g06240-like, translated to MVMTTRHANMTEAMAMSMSMAIPTLPNEVIAEILSRLPVKSLGQFRCVSKPWLSLLSDPHFIKMHLKQKLSHKLFMYFMFWLKIQSLDYEALVSGDDDEKSAVKNLQLPVAMGSLRGVRILGSCNGLLCLGIGDNGIIMWNPCIGEYKRLQEPSGLGSYGFGYDCCNDDYKLVKVIPRNGSDEISVDVFSLKTNSWRRVCYGGHSFDLLDDRGTLLNGSVYWQAKREDTKETKFIIVSFDLVKEKFRVLPKPDSKFAEGPLLGVLGESLCACRSLFGKDVEVWTMTEEGAKVSWIKFATVSLEMEPEYIREYSVPLCFAKNGEAIMLKGGLQLDAYNLKENNYRRIYISPIGHCEFDGTVYVESLVSPNAYDGAHSQSPRIGENAQEKVEE
- the LOC126714298 gene encoding uncharacterized protein LOC126714298 — encoded protein: MNKLTRKWRNSHDDRFSLPTLDDSRPIDTQEQEEMIRSFEKTHAQQSRLWRGVFAAMLFCFAVFLLYSIFQQASSPWGLRYHAYFMEEVDSWMVISADWLAVLACSVAIIGLLHNSKYHRQWIWYSCLAGIILAIFWLYHMLRLPKFRWDVIWLPFGPFGGAGVCLYVDHLLLESSEEIRKLRAYTYSYKAY